One genomic segment of Sphingorhabdus sp. M41 includes these proteins:
- a CDS encoding FecR family protein: MKKFLSIIALMTAGTAHAEAPQWKLSESAGTVNILRSGVSRIAMNGGSLDVGDVIATGYKSRAVLVRGQEYVIVSPNSRLRISAPKQSGGIVQFFEEIGNVLFRIDKKATPHFGVETPYLAAVVKGTTFSVTVTETGTAVQVTEGAVQVSTLDGGATQLLSPGMIGMVNRDQQFRLTIAGAESRTIDSPNAPASGRDEPEILNEEGSSEIATSSFEGTITAPVLETPVSLSGLTGGLVSNGGSSLDTARMAASNSAIPSFAEKNGGLNNSNPGAVGNGNGNPFGGENNRANSNAGGNGNGNANGNGNGNAGGNGNGNAGGNDNGNAGSDGSGNAGGNGNAGGNGNGNAGGNGNAGGDGNGNAGGDGNGNAGSDGSGNAGGDGSGNAGGDGNGNAGGNGNGNAGSDGSGNGNGNAGGNASGNAGGNGNGNAGGNGNGNAGGNGAADTTVDSNAGGNVNAGITIDSNAGGNGNGNAGGNGNGNAGGNADGNVKIKAK; this comes from the coding sequence ATGAAAAAATTTCTCTCGATTATTGCCCTCATGACGGCAGGGACAGCTCATGCAGAAGCCCCGCAATGGAAACTTTCTGAAAGTGCCGGGACCGTCAATATACTGCGTTCCGGCGTATCACGAATTGCGATGAACGGCGGAAGCCTTGACGTCGGCGACGTTATTGCCACAGGTTATAAGAGTCGCGCAGTTTTGGTTCGCGGACAGGAATATGTTATTGTTTCACCAAACAGCCGTCTCAGGATAAGTGCGCCCAAGCAAAGTGGTGGTATCGTCCAGTTTTTTGAAGAAATCGGTAATGTCCTGTTTCGGATCGACAAAAAGGCAACGCCGCATTTCGGTGTAGAAACCCCATATCTTGCGGCTGTGGTCAAGGGGACCACGTTCAGCGTGACCGTGACAGAAACCGGAACGGCGGTGCAGGTGACCGAGGGCGCTGTGCAAGTGTCGACTCTGGATGGTGGGGCGACTCAATTATTGTCACCCGGCATGATCGGGATGGTTAATCGGGACCAGCAATTCCGTCTGACTATCGCGGGCGCAGAATCCCGGACGATTGATTCGCCCAATGCGCCAGCCAGCGGTAGAGATGAACCGGAAATTCTGAACGAAGAGGGTTCGAGCGAAATCGCTACCAGTTCTTTTGAAGGAACCATAACCGCCCCTGTACTGGAGACTCCCGTTTCGCTCAGTGGTTTGACTGGTGGTCTGGTCAGCAACGGTGGATCTTCGCTTGATACAGCAAGAATGGCGGCATCGAACTCTGCAATTCCCAGCTTTGCCGAAAAAAATGGTGGTTTGAATAATAGCAATCCAGGCGCTGTTGGAAACGGCAATGGCAATCCGTTCGGCGGTGAAAACAATCGCGCTAACAGCAATGCCGGTGGTAATGGCAACGGAAATGCCAACGGCAATGGCAATGGCAATGCTGGTGGTAATGGCAACGGAAATGCCGGCGGTAATGACAATGGTAATGCTGGCAGCGATGGCAGCGGCAATGCTGGCGGCAACGGCAATGCTGGCGGCAATGGCAACGGCAATGCTGGCGGCAACGGCAATGCTGGCGGCGACGGCAACGGCAACGCTGGCGGCGACGGCAACGGCAATGCTGGCAGCGATGGCAGCGGCAATGCTGGCGGCGATGGGAGCGGCAATGCTGGCGGCGACGGCAACGGCAATGCTGGCGGCAATGGCAATGGTAATGCTGGCAGCGATGGCAGCGGCAATGGCAACGGCAATGCTGGCGGTAATGCCAGCGGCAATGCTGGCGGCAACGGCAACGGAAATGCCGGCGGGAACGGCAACGGCAATGCTGGCGGTAATGGTGCTGCTGATACTACTGTTGACAGCAACGCAGGTGGCAACGTCAACGCTGGGATCACTATCGACAGTAACGCTGGCGGCAATGGCAATGGCAATGCTGGCGGCAATGGAAATGGCAATGCAGGCGGCAATGCCGACGGTAACGTGAAAATTAAAGCCAAATAG
- a CDS encoding EAL domain-containing protein encodes MKTDFSSIRAIAFNLAFLPWILALAAGLALVSADFGNDVEERLSNLRANVLEKPASGQVVIVEIDAISLQQLDRWPWPRAYYAKAVDKLNEAGATQIAFDIDFSSRSTETDDQILADAFEKSDATIILPTFRQRGSTDRGEFVESLPNTLFRQNAFLASVNVFPDSRGQLNEYSYGTTTANTTRPSLASMVAQARGNIGQKFAIDQSIDPNTIPRLSFAELMGSTDLSPKLRGKTALIGATAIELGDRYSTSRFGVVPGVVIQAMASETLIQRTNLHDLGKFPALIFSAILMLACTASRRISSPGLIGIAFSAIIALVALLLLIEYLSFFTFSNVPAFFFLTVFMLSQKLLTTTTALKTSQYVSEISGLPNEAALLKILATKGSGYIATARLADFRELLVLTSRESRSVLFQNIASRLNFLARDECIYHVDSDMVAWIVRHEYTDDIPGHFDTATALLQAPVMAGDTKIKIDATFGISGDSLDKSKIASEKALANGTKWSWHDSEFDHAIGQKHNLLMELDQAIEDGNLGVVYQPKWDLLANRLDGAEALVRWDHPDRGTISPAIFIPLLEKAGRIDGLTFHVLQRALDDLTKWGERRPGLTCSVNISAKLLGDKAFVHRAIVMVEEADVDNVQIVFEVTETATLADPERSALALKLIQNAGIRVSIDDYGTGQSTMSYLQRLPVSEIKLDQSFVKTMTTDSANRVMVKSTIKMAHALGYKIVAEGIEDQPCLELLTRYGCDIGQGWHISKPVTPEVFETDWLDSAFEEARLSA; translated from the coding sequence TTGAAGACTGATTTTTCTTCTATCAGGGCAATCGCATTTAACCTCGCATTCTTGCCCTGGATATTGGCGCTAGCGGCTGGTCTTGCATTGGTTTCGGCCGACTTCGGTAACGATGTTGAAGAAAGATTGAGCAATCTGCGCGCTAATGTGCTGGAAAAACCGGCATCTGGCCAAGTCGTTATCGTCGAAATTGATGCAATATCTCTTCAGCAACTGGATCGCTGGCCATGGCCACGCGCATATTATGCCAAAGCGGTCGACAAGCTGAATGAAGCTGGCGCAACGCAGATCGCGTTCGATATAGATTTTTCATCCCGCTCCACCGAAACAGACGATCAGATTCTCGCAGATGCCTTTGAGAAATCCGATGCCACGATCATTCTCCCGACATTTCGGCAACGAGGGTCAACAGATCGAGGAGAATTTGTCGAAAGCCTGCCGAACACCCTCTTTCGCCAAAATGCGTTTCTGGCTTCCGTGAATGTTTTTCCTGACAGTCGCGGTCAACTGAATGAATATAGCTATGGAACGACTACCGCGAACACAACACGTCCATCGCTGGCTAGCATGGTCGCACAAGCCCGTGGCAATATCGGTCAAAAATTTGCGATCGATCAATCTATCGACCCCAACACAATTCCCCGACTAAGCTTTGCAGAACTGATGGGCTCGACCGATCTCTCTCCGAAGTTAAGGGGTAAAACGGCGCTCATCGGAGCTACCGCCATAGAATTGGGTGATCGTTACTCTACCAGTCGTTTTGGAGTGGTTCCCGGTGTCGTCATCCAGGCGATGGCGAGTGAAACGTTGATCCAGAGAACGAATTTGCACGACCTTGGGAAATTTCCGGCGTTGATATTTTCGGCCATCTTGATGTTGGCCTGTACAGCATCTCGCAGAATCTCTTCCCCCGGTCTCATCGGAATCGCCTTTTCAGCCATTATAGCGCTGGTGGCACTCCTGTTGCTGATTGAATATTTGAGCTTTTTCACATTTTCTAACGTGCCGGCCTTTTTCTTCCTGACCGTATTTATGCTGTCGCAAAAGTTGCTGACGACGACAACGGCTCTAAAGACCAGCCAATATGTAAGTGAAATCAGCGGACTGCCTAACGAGGCGGCGTTACTGAAGATTCTAGCCACGAAAGGTTCCGGCTATATTGCCACGGCCCGACTGGCAGACTTCCGCGAATTGCTTGTGTTGACCAGTAGGGAATCTCGTAGCGTTCTGTTCCAGAATATCGCCAGCCGACTGAATTTTCTGGCCCGGGATGAGTGCATTTATCATGTCGATTCAGACATGGTCGCATGGATTGTGAGGCATGAATATACTGACGATATTCCGGGCCATTTCGACACCGCAACTGCACTGCTCCAGGCCCCCGTCATGGCAGGAGACACCAAGATCAAGATAGATGCGACTTTCGGTATCAGCGGTGACTCTCTGGACAAGTCCAAAATCGCATCGGAAAAGGCACTCGCCAACGGGACGAAATGGTCATGGCACGATTCCGAATTTGACCATGCCATTGGTCAAAAGCACAATCTGCTGATGGAACTGGATCAGGCTATCGAGGACGGTAATCTTGGTGTGGTTTATCAACCCAAATGGGACCTTTTGGCAAATCGGCTCGACGGCGCAGAAGCTCTGGTTCGTTGGGACCATCCCGACCGTGGCACGATAAGTCCGGCAATATTCATTCCCCTGCTAGAAAAAGCCGGCCGCATCGACGGACTGACATTTCACGTTTTGCAACGCGCACTGGATGATTTGACCAAGTGGGGAGAACGACGCCCCGGGCTGACCTGCTCCGTCAATATTTCTGCCAAGCTGCTGGGTGACAAGGCCTTTGTGCACAGGGCAATTGTCATGGTGGAAGAAGCAGATGTCGATAATGTTCAGATTGTTTTCGAAGTCACTGAAACAGCAACGCTCGCGGACCCGGAACGATCTGCATTGGCACTGAAACTCATTCAGAATGCGGGTATAAGAGTGTCCATTGATGACTATGGAACCGGTCAGTCGACCATGAGCTATTTGCAGCGCCTGCCAGTCAGCGAAATCAAGCTGGATCAAAGCTTCGTGAAAACAATGACCACTGACAGCGCCAACCGGGTCATGGTCAAATCCACCATCAAAATGGCTCATGCTCTCGGCTATAAAATTGTCGCAGAAGGAATTGAGGACCAGCCGTGCTTGGAATTGCTGACCCGATACGGGTGCGATATCGGCCAGGGCTGGCATATATCCAAACCGGTCACGCCCGAAGTATTTGAAACTGACTGGCTGGACAGCGCATTTGAAGAGGCGCGCTTGTCGGCCTGA
- a CDS encoding glycerate kinase type-2 family protein, whose product MIWYITPKIFLTPAKQSGPYCAVHQTTNPESIKAFLKKLYESALSPALPENAMRDLDWPQVTGKTYLLSVGKAATQMVAAIQNRLPDQINGLIVTRKGYVQAGCAPGHIQVVEASHPVPDAAGAEAAQVALAAADALGEGDLLLVFMSGGASALLPAPAEGISLQEKQDVTRALLRSGAPISEMNIVRKHLSAIKGGRLAARAWPAATHMIAISDIPGDDIAMIGSGPTVIDSSTCADARAIVEKYGIALPASIKSELESERLETPKSGDPKMQRSTAEICARPADMCAAAATACQAIGYEVIMLGDALEGDALELGREHARQALALKATGRKLALISGGEATVTVRNQDGRGGRCTAYLLACALELEGESDISGFAADSDGIDGSEDNAGAFLWPGILAAMGGSEQALRLLNSDNSYLAFENADGLLMTGPSGTNVNDLRVLLVR is encoded by the coding sequence ATGATTTGGTATATCACTCCGAAAATCTTCTTGACCCCGGCGAAACAATCGGGCCCTTATTGTGCAGTGCATCAAACAACAAATCCCGAGTCAATAAAAGCTTTTTTAAAGAAGCTTTACGAAAGCGCCTTGTCACCGGCTCTGCCTGAAAATGCCATGCGCGATCTGGATTGGCCGCAGGTCACGGGAAAAACCTATTTATTGTCTGTCGGGAAAGCGGCAACTCAAATGGTCGCAGCCATCCAGAACCGCCTTCCCGACCAAATCAATGGTCTGATCGTTACCCGAAAAGGATATGTTCAGGCCGGTTGTGCGCCGGGTCATATACAGGTTGTTGAAGCATCCCACCCGGTTCCGGATGCTGCCGGAGCGGAAGCTGCTCAGGTCGCCCTGGCGGCAGCGGATGCACTCGGAGAAGGCGATCTTCTGCTTGTCTTTATGTCAGGCGGCGCAAGCGCCCTGCTCCCGGCTCCGGCTGAAGGTATTTCCCTGCAGGAGAAACAGGACGTCACACGAGCTCTGCTGCGATCTGGCGCGCCCATTAGCGAAATGAATATCGTCCGCAAGCATCTTTCCGCGATCAAGGGCGGCCGTCTGGCTGCGCGAGCATGGCCAGCGGCTACGCATATGATCGCGATATCGGATATCCCAGGAGACGACATCGCAATGATCGGATCTGGGCCGACTGTGATCGACAGCTCGACTTGTGCTGACGCGCGGGCAATTGTCGAAAAATATGGAATCGCCCTGCCCGCTTCTATCAAGTCGGAGCTGGAAAGCGAACGTCTCGAAACACCGAAATCCGGCGACCCGAAAATGCAGCGCTCGACGGCCGAGATTTGTGCCCGGCCCGCCGATATGTGCGCGGCCGCAGCAACGGCCTGTCAAGCGATCGGCTATGAAGTGATCATGCTCGGTGACGCGCTGGAAGGCGATGCTCTGGAGCTAGGAAGGGAGCACGCGAGACAAGCGCTTGCTTTAAAAGCAACCGGCCGAAAGTTGGCTTTGATTTCCGGTGGAGAGGCAACAGTCACGGTCCGCAATCAAGATGGCCGCGGCGGCCGATGTACGGCTTATCTGCTTGCCTGCGCACTAGAGCTGGAAGGAGAATCTGACATTTCCGGCTTCGCAGCAGACAGCGATGGCATAGACGGATCAGAAGACAATGCCGGCGCATTCCTGTGGCCCGGTATATTGGCCGCCATGGGTGGCAGCGAGCAAGCACTGCGGCTGCTGAACAGCGACAACAGCTATCTGGCCTTTGAAAATGCCGATGGCTTGCTGATGACTGGTCCTTCGGGAACCAATGTCAATGATCTGAGGGTGCTCCTCGTCCGATAG
- a CDS encoding sugar phosphorylase, with amino-acid sequence MKDRATITHLLQRLSAHLEAVYPDQDCDALAERIVNLFWPEKGKMIKRRKIANKHLWDESDIALITYGGTIRSDGERPLQTLHRFLNQHIGQTIGAVHILPFFPYSSDDGFGVIDYLQVDDALGEWSDIEAIADDYRLMADLVINHGSSKSVWFQQFLSDEAPGKDYYYTADPTADLGEVVRPRSHPLLTPFRTAAGDRHVWSTFSTDQVDFDFTNPEVLLEFIKIIAAYIDHGVRIFRLDAVAFLWKKIGTPSINLDETHEIIRLLRTLMDHHAETLIIITETNIPNHENLTYFGNQNEAHVIYNFSLPPLLTHALLTGNALYLKRLTRSNPPALTGCTYLNFTASHDGIGLRPTEGALPQGEVDQMLATIQSFGGRVSMRRGPGGTEKPYEMNISYFEAMQGTLDGPDEHQIDRFMAAMAIMLALEGIPAIYIHSLLATPNGYEEVNLTGHNRSINRCLVDYDEICQKLADPKTVEAEVFTRLLSLVDLRKKQQAFHPNAVQFTLALPEGLFGIWRQSQERKQSIFAITNVTKDEKTISLADINLIAGDKWWDLISGDIISDIEGDYCLAPYQTIWISNVAPR; translated from the coding sequence ATGAAAGATCGCGCCACAATCACCCATCTTCTGCAACGCCTGTCAGCGCATTTGGAGGCTGTTTACCCTGATCAGGATTGCGATGCGCTTGCAGAGCGTATCGTCAATCTGTTCTGGCCCGAAAAAGGCAAGATGATCAAGCGCAGGAAAATTGCCAACAAGCATTTATGGGATGAGAGCGACATCGCGCTTATCACTTATGGTGGAACCATCCGGTCGGATGGAGAACGCCCGCTGCAGACTTTGCACCGTTTTTTAAACCAACATATCGGTCAGACAATCGGTGCTGTACATATCCTGCCCTTTTTCCCTTATAGTTCGGATGACGGTTTCGGGGTGATCGACTATTTGCAGGTTGATGATGCGCTTGGCGAATGGTCCGATATCGAGGCGATCGCCGACGACTATAGGCTCATGGCTGATCTCGTTATCAATCACGGGTCGAGCAAATCCGTTTGGTTCCAGCAATTTCTATCCGACGAAGCGCCGGGCAAGGACTATTATTATACCGCTGATCCCACGGCCGATCTGGGTGAGGTGGTGCGTCCCCGGTCGCACCCCTTGCTCACGCCGTTCCGGACGGCTGCGGGGGACCGCCACGTCTGGAGCACATTCAGTACGGATCAGGTCGATTTTGATTTCACCAATCCGGAAGTGTTGCTTGAGTTTATCAAGATTATAGCGGCCTATATCGACCATGGGGTGCGGATATTCCGGCTGGATGCCGTTGCTTTTCTATGGAAGAAAATAGGCACGCCTTCGATCAACCTGGATGAAACCCACGAGATCATCCGGCTGTTGCGTACACTGATGGACCATCACGCAGAAACGCTGATCATCATAACCGAAACCAATATCCCCAATCATGAGAACCTGACCTATTTCGGTAATCAGAATGAAGCGCATGTGATCTATAATTTCTCGTTGCCGCCGCTGCTCACTCACGCACTGCTGACCGGCAACGCCCTTTATTTGAAACGATTGACCCGAAGCAATCCGCCCGCCCTGACCGGCTGCACCTATCTCAATTTCACTGCCAGCCACGACGGGATCGGGCTGCGTCCAACGGAAGGTGCCTTGCCGCAAGGCGAAGTCGACCAGATGCTGGCCACCATTCAGAGCTTTGGTGGGCGGGTTTCAATGCGGCGAGGGCCGGGCGGCACGGAAAAACCCTATGAGATGAATATCTCCTATTTCGAAGCAATGCAGGGGACCCTGGACGGACCGGACGAACATCAAATCGATCGTTTCATGGCGGCCATGGCGATCATGTTGGCGCTAGAGGGCATACCCGCCATTTACATTCACAGCCTCTTGGCAACGCCGAACGGCTATGAGGAGGTCAATCTGACTGGCCACAACCGGTCGATTAACCGATGCCTGGTCGACTATGATGAAATCTGCCAGAAACTGGCGGACCCGAAAACCGTCGAGGCGGAAGTTTTTACGCGTCTGCTTTCGCTTGTTGATTTGCGCAAGAAACAGCAGGCTTTCCATCCTAATGCGGTGCAATTCACGCTGGCTCTGCCGGAAGGGCTGTTCGGGATCTGGCGGCAAAGCCAGGAACGCAAGCAGAGCATTTTCGCCATCACCAACGTGACCAAGGACGAAAAGACGATATCATTGGCAGACATAAATCTGATAGCCGGTGATAAATGGTGGGACCTGATTTCCGGCGATATTATCAGCGATATCGAAGGGGATTATTGCCTGGCCCCCTATCAAACCATCTGGATAAGCAATGTAGCACCAAGATAG
- a CDS encoding glycosyl transferase gives MADFHQNGIISTLHNLTDRTTVSLEADLMGFRSANPMALVLPSLFSELEGPALEHIVDQLCEVPYLDDIIIGLDRADKDQFKFAKDYFSRLPQRHHILWNSGPRLTALDEELKEHGLSPAEPGKGRNVWFCFGYFLSATDAQVVGLHDCDILTYDRDLLARLMYPVANPTFPYVFSKGYYARTTEEKFNGRVVRLLIGPLLAALKKVCEPNDYITYLNSFRYALAGEFAMGRQVVKNIRIPSDWGLEIGVLSEVWRNHSTQAICQVEIADNYDHKHQSVSHDNPEAGLSKMSIDITKSIFRKLATDGQIFSQGTFRTLKATYFRIALDRIETFYNDAVMNGLTLDRHEEETTVELFAQNIMTAGEVFLESPHETPFMANWNRINSAIPDFTDRFKEAVRLDNED, from the coding sequence ATGGCTGATTTTCATCAAAATGGCATTATTTCCACTCTTCACAATTTGACCGATCGGACCACGGTCTCACTGGAAGCCGATCTGATGGGCTTCCGTTCCGCCAATCCGATGGCCCTGGTCCTGCCCAGCCTGTTCTCAGAACTCGAGGGACCTGCGCTCGAACATATTGTTGATCAGCTTTGCGAAGTGCCATATCTGGATGATATCATCATCGGCCTTGATCGTGCGGACAAAGATCAGTTCAAATTTGCGAAGGATTATTTTTCCCGCCTGCCGCAACGTCATCATATCCTGTGGAATAGTGGTCCTCGACTGACTGCTCTCGACGAAGAATTGAAGGAACATGGCCTGTCACCGGCCGAACCCGGCAAGGGTCGCAACGTGTGGTTCTGTTTTGGCTATTTTCTCTCCGCAACCGACGCTCAGGTAGTTGGACTGCACGATTGTGATATATTGACCTATGATCGCGATCTGCTCGCGCGGCTGATGTACCCAGTCGCAAACCCGACTTTCCCTTATGTTTTTTCCAAGGGCTATTATGCGCGGACGACAGAAGAGAAGTTCAATGGCCGGGTGGTGCGTCTGCTCATCGGGCCCCTGCTGGCTGCACTGAAAAAGGTGTGCGAGCCAAATGACTATATCACCTATCTGAACAGCTTTCGCTATGCGCTTGCCGGGGAGTTCGCGATGGGACGGCAAGTGGTGAAAAATATCCGTATCCCGTCCGATTGGGGGCTGGAAATAGGCGTGCTTTCCGAAGTCTGGCGCAATCATTCAACCCAGGCCATCTGTCAGGTCGAGATTGCCGACAATTATGATCACAAGCATCAATCGGTTTCTCACGACAACCCGGAAGCAGGCCTGTCCAAGATGAGCATCGACATCACAAAATCGATTTTCCGGAAGCTCGCTACCGACGGTCAGATATTTTCTCAGGGAACGTTTCGTACGCTCAAGGCGACCTATTTCCGGATCGCACTGGACCGAATAGAAACCTTCTACAATGATGCCGTGATGAACGGCCTGACCCTGGACCGCCATGAGGAGGAAACCACGGTAGAGCTATTTGCCCAGAATATCATGACCGCTGGCGAAGTGTTTCTGGAATCTCCTCATGAGACACCCTTCATGGCCAACTGGAACCGGATCAACAGCGCGATTCCGGATTTTACCGACCGCTTCAAGGAAGCAGTGCGGCTGGACAATGAAGATTAG
- a CDS encoding HAD-IIB family hydrolase — translation MMSKRPFSPLIFTDLDGTLLDHNSYSAAPADRLIKQICDQSLGHVIPITSKTHAELRLLNQVIPIDESIGVTENGSVIHMSDESPIRRDAEQSRQMMGIEYGEILDRIRGLPPALRVHINGFVDMSADQVSEFTRLPIDNARLAKQREATEPFLWSGTDQEMEELKAIMSDYGIQIQRGGRFYHFTGHATKEQAMAWTKGAFSDRNPDIEYITIALGDGPNDLAMIEAADFGVIMPNPDGVTIESIQPNVRMAAAVGPQGWVLAVREIFSELGLILPES, via the coding sequence ATGATGTCAAAACGCCCTTTCTCTCCTCTGATATTTACAGACCTTGATGGCACCTTGCTGGATCATAACAGCTATTCGGCAGCACCAGCTGATCGATTGATCAAGCAGATATGTGATCAGTCCCTCGGCCATGTCATTCCAATCACCAGCAAAACTCACGCAGAGTTGCGCTTGCTCAACCAGGTGATCCCGATCGATGAATCGATCGGCGTGACCGAAAATGGTTCGGTGATTCATATGTCTGATGAGTCTCCCATTAGACGGGATGCCGAGCAAAGCAGACAAATGATGGGGATAGAATACGGCGAAATTCTTGACCGGATCAGAGGTCTTCCTCCGGCCCTTCGTGTGCATATTAACGGCTTTGTCGACATGTCCGCGGATCAGGTCTCGGAGTTCACCCGCTTGCCAATCGATAACGCCCGGTTAGCGAAACAGCGAGAGGCGACGGAACCGTTTCTGTGGTCCGGAACAGATCAAGAGATGGAAGAACTCAAAGCGATCATGTCCGATTACGGCATCCAGATCCAACGGGGTGGCCGATTTTATCATTTCACTGGTCACGCCACCAAAGAGCAAGCGATGGCCTGGACAAAAGGCGCGTTTTCCGATCGAAACCCAGATATTGAGTATATCACAATTGCGCTGGGCGACGGTCCGAATGATCTCGCGATGATCGAGGCTGCCGACTTTGGCGTGATCATGCCCAATCCCGATGGGGTCACGATTGAAAGCATCCAACCCAATGTTCGCATGGCTGCAGCTGTCGGTCCACAGGGATGGGTCTTGGCAGTCCGGGAAATATTTTCGGAATTGGGTTTAATCCTGCCCGAAAGCTGA
- the cobA gene encoding uroporphyrinogen-III C-methyltransferase has protein sequence MSDIKIERGTVWLVGAGPGDPDLLTRKAEKLIHAASVIFYDALVGKEVLALVPGQTRLVAVGKRSGRHSKDQRSINELLVEAALAGERVVRLKGGDAGIFGRATEEAEALTAHGIQYHICPGITAASAAAASAGVSLTVRGLARKLVFVTAHAQAGEELDLDWNALADPKATLAIYMGKAAAATISGKLIRAGLASDTPVLLIENASLKEERQFSTRLDLLSISARAALGDGPAVMLIGEAVRKPQKSVCTASAYNPHYNIEG, from the coding sequence ATGAGCGACATCAAGATTGAACGCGGAACCGTCTGGCTGGTAGGCGCCGGTCCAGGCGATCCCGATCTGCTCACCCGCAAGGCCGAGAAGCTCATTCATGCCGCGAGCGTCATTTTCTATGACGCGCTGGTTGGCAAGGAAGTTCTGGCGCTGGTTCCAGGTCAAACCAGACTTGTAGCCGTCGGGAAACGATCTGGCCGTCATTCCAAGGATCAACGCAGCATCAACGAGTTGCTGGTCGAAGCTGCTCTGGCCGGCGAACGTGTCGTCCGGTTGAAAGGGGGCGATGCCGGAATTTTCGGTCGTGCCACGGAAGAAGCCGAAGCGCTGACCGCCCATGGCATCCAATATCATATTTGTCCGGGAATAACTGCTGCATCGGCCGCCGCGGCCAGTGCGGGCGTATCACTCACGGTCAGAGGCCTGGCCCGCAAACTGGTGTTTGTGACCGCCCATGCGCAGGCCGGTGAAGAACTCGATCTTGATTGGAATGCGCTAGCCGATCCAAAGGCGACGTTGGCCATATATATGGGCAAAGCGGCCGCCGCGACAATATCGGGCAAGCTGATCCGCGCTGGCTTGGCCAGCGACACGCCGGTCTTGCTGATCGAAAATGCAAGCCTGAAGGAAGAGCGGCAATTCAGCACCCGACTGGATTTACTCTCTATCTCCGCTCGAGCCGCCTTGGGCGATGGCCCTGCGGTGATGTTGATCGGAGAAGCGGTCAGGAAACCGCAAAAGTCTGTCTGCACTGCGTCAGCTTATAATCCACACTATAATATTGAGGGCTAA